A genomic segment from Frateuria edaphi encodes:
- a CDS encoding DUF4062 domain-containing protein, translating into MDRRHQVFISSTFSDLKQERAEVVQALLELDCFPAGMEIFPATSEGAWDLIKGVIDDSDYYLLVVGGRYGSTEMSGLSYTEKEYDYAVSIGKPIVAFLHGNPGAISLERSEQSEAGRERLAAFRSRVEAAHHCKYWCTPDELGGKVSRSIVALRKTHPSDGWVPGAYATDENSRVEVAMLRARVAELEAQLNRKLEESNMSVADLSSGLDEFETDVYFKTSKQAKKWHRVNFCWDQILKYVGPTLLPECSDEEFVEKLHLCFAHAAEARLQKEDKEDKVDLGSVILPHVIVDAIKVQFRALGYMVPGTKRRAVSDRKTYWKLSTVGEAQLLKIQAIRKEGGREKAVSSKRKKGSGSFSRGGNRT; encoded by the coding sequence ATGGATCGTCGACATCAAGTTTTCATATCGTCCACGTTCTCCGATCTTAAGCAGGAGAGGGCAGAGGTTGTGCAAGCTTTGCTCGAGCTGGATTGCTTTCCAGCTGGGATGGAGATCTTTCCAGCAACCAGCGAAGGTGCATGGGATTTGATTAAGGGTGTAATTGATGATTCAGATTACTACTTGTTGGTAGTTGGCGGTCGTTATGGTTCAACCGAGATGAGCGGGTTAAGCTACACCGAAAAAGAATATGATTACGCTGTATCGATCGGGAAGCCGATTGTTGCCTTTTTACATGGAAATCCCGGGGCTATCTCTTTAGAAAGGTCTGAGCAATCAGAGGCAGGAAGAGAACGCCTGGCGGCCTTTAGGTCCCGTGTGGAGGCCGCTCATCACTGTAAATATTGGTGCACCCCTGATGAATTGGGCGGGAAAGTATCTCGCTCTATCGTGGCATTGCGAAAGACTCATCCGTCAGATGGCTGGGTGCCTGGTGCGTACGCCACCGATGAGAACTCCCGCGTGGAAGTGGCCATGTTGAGAGCAAGGGTCGCTGAGCTTGAGGCGCAGCTGAACCGGAAGCTAGAAGAAAGCAACATGTCAGTCGCCGATTTATCCTCCGGTTTGGATGAATTTGAGACTGACGTTTACTTTAAAACGTCCAAGCAGGCCAAGAAGTGGCACAGAGTCAACTTCTGTTGGGATCAAATATTAAAATATGTCGGCCCAACGTTGCTTCCAGAATGTTCTGACGAAGAGTTCGTGGAAAAGTTGCATCTTTGCTTTGCGCATGCTGCCGAAGCTCGGCTCCAGAAAGAAGATAAGGAAGACAAGGTAGATCTCGGCTCCGTTATCCTGCCGCACGTTATCGTCGATGCGATTAAGGTCCAGTTTCGCGCACTGGGCTATATGGTGCCAGGGACAAAGCGTAGAGCGGTTTCTGATCGCAAGACCTATTGGAAGCTTTCTACCGTGGGCGAGGCTCAGCTCTTAAAGATACAGGCCATTCGAAAGGAAGGGGGCAGGGAGAAAGCGGTGTCTTCAAAAAGAAAAAAGGGGTCAGGTTCATTTTCCCGCGGCGGCAATCGAACCTGA
- a CDS encoding VOC family protein, whose protein sequence is MLQGKTSNAIVAVSDLERARAFYTDILRLELAEEAMEGVLRYRTGDSYLVVYRSENVRPGSGNAVAWNGGEDVETIAEALRAKGVTLEEYPALGMRIDRGVHTADGFAAIWFKDPDGNVLHVNSV, encoded by the coding sequence ATGCTCCAGGGCAAGACGTCGAACGCCATCGTCGCGGTCAGCGACCTCGAACGCGCTCGCGCGTTCTACACTGACATCCTCCGCCTGGAACTGGCCGAGGAGGCCATGGAGGGTGTGCTGAGGTACCGCACGGGCGACAGCTACCTCGTGGTCTACCGATCCGAAAATGTGCGGCCAGGCTCGGGCAATGCAGTTGCCTGGAATGGCGGCGAAGACGTGGAAACCATCGCCGAGGCGTTGCGCGCCAAGGGCGTGACGCTCGAGGAATATCCTGCGTTGGGGATGCGAATCGACCGTGGCGTCCACACAGCCGACGGCTTCGCTGCCATCTGGTTCAA